GTGATACACACCACTCCTTCAGTGAACGGTTGGGCTTGATGAAACAGATGTCCTTCGTCCATGCCGAGCAGGCTGGCAAACACAAGCATGCATTGTTGTTCGCACCGCAAGCGGGCGCCCTGCGTTCACACCCTCGCCCCCTGGTGCTGCACGATTTTGCTGACTGTCGCAAGAGCCACGCAGGCGCAGTGTTCATCATTGCCTCCGGCGCTTCGGCGAAGTCATTTCCTCTTGAACGATTTGCGCACGTGCCCATGATCACGATGAACGGCGCTATCTCCATGTTTATGAACAGCACCGTCAAACCGTGTTTCTACGCCTGCACAGACCGAAGCTTTTCCGATCAACAACCCGATCTGTTCCACTACGCGCTGGCCAATAGCCAAAGAGTCGCGCTTTGGGAGGACCACGCACGCGCCTCGCAGAGTCTTGCCACCGGCGAGCTTTACCCGCTATCCAAGGCCACAAGACCCTCCTGGCTCGACAGGATGCTGGGGCGGCACAGCGCATTGGTCGCCAATCACGCTCTGCTGCCTCTTCGTAAAAGGCCGATTGGGTTCAGTAAAGACATGAGCGAAGGTTTTTTCGATGCTCGCACCGTGGCTTATCTGGCGCTACAGCTGGCATTCCACATGGGCTTTTCCCAAGTGTTTCTTGTCGGCGTTGACCTGCACGAAAACGCCGGGAGGTTTTACGAAAACGATAAATCCGCCAAGTCGCCCTGCGGGCTCGATCAGCACTATCACACGCGCATATTGCCTTCGCTCGAACTGATGGCCGAAAAAGTGATAGGGGATGACTTCCGGGTGTACAACTTGTCCGACACGTCGCGCATTCCCACGAGTATCATTGCGCGGGTGACGCTTGCACAGGTCGACGCAATGCTCCAGCAGCAGACAAACGCCTCACCCACCTTGCCCGCGAGCTGATCGGCAGTGGCGGCGGGCGGGGGTTCTTGCTCCTGGTGCGCCACTCCCTGATAGGGTGGCGCCCTCTGATCACAACGGACGCAACGAAGAATGGACTCATGGAAGACTCTGGCAATCGCACTCTTGTTGTCGATTAGCACACCAGCCCTGTCAGGCGACAACGTCAACCCTATCGCTGCTGGGATATTTATCACCATTTCCTTGCCGACTATCATCGTTGGCGGAATCACATCGCTCACGACCGAGCCACCAAAGATTTTCAAATCGGCGAAGACCGACGCCTTGGCGTTCATTGGTTCAGGCGGCGATATTCGCGGTGCGGAATTTGAGCAAGCGTCCCGGTACTATCGTTCGACCTACACATCGCCTCACATGTCTGACATGCAACTGGCGCAGGCGATAGCGACCTCGTTCTGATGCCGACTCAAGGCTGTTCACTCCTCTCGTCCCAGCATATTCTATGCGTCCCACGCAGGCCGCAATGGAAGCAACGAAGAATGGACTCATGGAAGACCCTGGTAGCCGCCCTCATAGTGTCGATCAACGCTCATGCCTCTGAGGAGTCCGATGACTCCTATAATAACTCGATGCTATCTGTACTAATGGCTCCAACCTACACCGTTGCGGGAACGACTGGGCTGACCATGCTCGCGTCGAACAATTTCAAACCCGCGAAGGCTGACGCCCTTGCGTTCATTGGCTCAAACGGCGAGATTCGCGGCGCCCAATTTGAACAAGCCATTCGCTTTTATCGCACCACATACACGCCGCCGCTGATGAATGACCAGCAACTGGCCCAGGCCATAGCTGCATCGTACTGACTTGAGACTATTCACGATCTTTTCACAGTCGAGCGCCTATGGTTGCCCCAGCTCCTAGTGAAACCCTTTAAGCCCGCCCTCCCCATCGCGGGCTTTTCTTTGCCTGCGGTTTGTGCGCAATTGCTGCGTTCCGCCATCTGAGCAATGCTGGAGTCAATAGCAACAACTTACGTAGACGCCCACTGCAATCGACGCCTAACGTGGTTGGACCTGGAATCACGATCCCCCGCAAAACTCCCTACAGGCTTTCGCCAAGAAAGTCCCTGCCCCGGCGTCCTGCCGACGAACACCAAAACCACAACCCCAGACACAACAGACGTTCGCTTGTAGAATCCGCCGCAAACTGACCGGGCCAGCGCTACGGGTGTTTGAAATTGAATGGATACTTCAAGGAATTTCGCAATGATTGCAATACGTTCTCTACTAGCCGCCTTCGTCGTCGCCACCCTGACTGGGTGCCCAGCTGACGACAAAGCCACGGTCGGAGCGCCGATGCCGCTTAACCCTGAACGAGCGGACGTATTCGCTTACTACAAGCTTGGATGGCTTCCAGATGGCTACCCTGGACGAATTACGGAAAAGGGGGTTGTCGAGCACCCTATCTACGGGCCGTATGTCATCAACGACTACATCCAGTCCTATCGCACCACCAAGGACCCGAGGTACATCGAGGCTGCAAAGAAGGTGGCAGATGCAGGAATTGCCAGGATGGCCAACTTTAAAGGCGCCCTCGTCTTCTACTACGACCCAGAAGGCGGTCTCTCTTCCCTTCCGGGCAAGTTCTATAGCGCGCTCACCCAGGCGCGCTGGCTTGACTCCCTGTCCAGCCTGCATGCAGTAAGTGGAGATCAGAAGTATGTCGATGTAAATAAGCGGATCGCCAAAAGCTTTTCAATTCCGACAGCCGAAGGTGGTGTGCTTGAGAAGGTGCCACATGGTCTGACCATTGAAGAGTATCCGCATGAAGTTCCGTTGCTGACACTGAATGGCTGGCTGACCGCGCTCAACATCCTGATCGCCTATGCAAACTCCGAAGACGACCAAGTAGCCAAAAAACTGGCCGCAGAGAACGTGAAAGCACTCGCCGCCATGCTTCCACTGTTTGATGTCCCTGAACTTTATAACAGCCGCTATCAACTGACCAACATCGTCAAGATTCGTCTATCCGGCGAGAAAGTCACCAATGCAATAATCGAAATACCAGGCAATGGCGAGCATGGCTTGGGTGATGTGGAAAAGACCGGAAAGATGTGGACGAACTATCTAACCGATCGTGGAAACTCGCAGCTGATGAATGCGGTACTTAGCTACTCTTCAGCTCCAGCACCCAACAAGATCAAGCTGGAGACCGTCAAGGATGGTGTGGTGAAGGTGGAAATATCCGAATCCATTTACAACCCTACATCAACCTCTTTGCCAGCCAAGAGCTGGGTTGAAGTGGGCACCATTCAAACAAAAGGAAACAAAGGCTCCATAGATATTCCATGGAACAAGGCGTACTTGGTTGCTTACCCAACTGCCTTCACGAAAAAAAATGGCGAGAAGAAACAGAACGTTTATCACCTTATTCACGTAAAACAATTGCAGCTGTTGTACAAAAACACGGGCAACGAAATATTCAATGAGTACGCCACGAAGTGGGAAGGCTACTTCGATCACTGGAAGGATGTGCCTGAGTATCAAGACCCTGCAATATCACTTGAGCGGTACAACAAGTAATAAAGGGCGGGCTCCGCGCCCGCCCATCCCGTTAAATCTTCTCGACCCTGGCCCGAAGCGTGCCTAATGGCGCTTAAAAAAGGCTTTCCAAATGCAAAGTTTCCTCGGCCGTCGAAACCAGAATCTGAGTGACACCATTGCGGTGCCAACAATTCCGCGAAATACCGCGTTCCTAAGGCAGACACCCTGCGCCAAACATCCTGCAAGGCGGTGCCAAATCCGACGCCTCCTTACAAAATCACCGGGTAGTTTTGCGCGGGTTTTGCGCAGGCACAAAAAAGCCGATCTATCTGATCGGCTTAAGAGTCTGATTTTACTCAGGAATAATGGTCGGGACGGAGTGATTCGAACACTCGACCCCTAGCACCCCATCTCCTTTTTCATACTTCTTGAAAGATTCCAAAATTTTACTCTGGAATTTTATAAGCTAGTATTTACTTGAGCTCCAGCGGTGTTCTGCTCTACGAGAGTCCAGTAACGTCCATTAAGAGCCGACGTTTTTGTGGGGGTAAAAGTAGGGGGAGCCCATTTCATGGCCAAAATCACCGTCAAAGAACTCGAGTCGCTGACTCCCAACGATGCCGGCCGAATCCGCCGGGAGGATGGCAATCTCGCCGGTCGAATTTCCCTGAGTAAGGACGGCGTGTCGGTCAGCTTTTTCTATCGGTATCGCTGGGGCGAGCAGAACAAAGAGTACGCCTGCGGGTCTTGGCCGCGCAAATTCCTCACGAGAAAAACCAAGAGAATTGAACTCTCAAGCTCTGCTGCAGCAATGATGCTATCTGATATGTTGTTATAGCGCTCATATAGTGAGTAATGATCCTCAGATAAATAAAAATTACCGACTATGCCTTCATTCCCTAAAAGCCTCAATGACAAAAGCTACCATTAAAGTAGCTTCTGCCAGTGACAACCTATTTTTTTGAGGTCTTGCTAGGTTTCAAGTCGGGATTATTTCCCTGCGTGTCTTTATTGTCACGACGACGCTTATCAACTTCGCCGGTTGATTTAGCAATTGGCTTTGGGCCTGGTTTAAGTGCCATAAGATCTCTCCCTGATGTTAATATTAATTTGTTGTTGCAGAATCATCTTATTGATACTGACCAATACTTTCAATAGACATGAGATGCTTGATTTAGCTATGTGAAAAATTGAATTAGCTTTGGCAGTATCTACTGATTATCTACCAGCAGGCCAAGTTGTTGATTTACATCCATTTGTGCGACGTTGCAGGTAGTACAGCACGTCCAGAGTCATTAGTGCATTGCTTGGTGCGCGGTGGGAGCCGACCTCCAGCACCCCGCATTCGATAGCGGTCTCGATAAGCTTGATCCAGCTCCATTGCCAGCCCTTTCACCCATTCACCGCTCCATATACAGCAGCATTGCGCAGGCGGTTGTCAGCTCCGGGGGTTGTTAGTCCGTAGCGATGGCGGGCAGGCGCCGATCAAAGGAGGCGCTATAAGCAACGACAGTTCGCCCCGAGACGATAGCCACGTATTGCTCGGCTACGTGCGATGGCCACCATGTCGTCGGTGATACCTTGAATTCATGTGAAATCGTTCACGATCTGGAGAAGACCAGACCGAGGCCTCCGGCAAAGGGATCAGCAGATCCTACCTGATGTTCACGGAAAGTTAGAGTACTTGAGAGGGTAATAGTGGTGTTAGGGAAAATGGAGTCAGGTATGTACTCGTCCACTGCGAAATTTCGCTGTCAAGCCGCTAGCAACCCGAGATTGAATGACTGCTTCTGGCTGATAGCTGCCCACAATTAATCGCAGCTATCAGCAACGGAGGGGGATGATCTGCGCGCGTCATGCTGAGAAAGCTACTTCTGATGATTGTAGCTATTCGTGCGCGAGCAAAATTTTCCGATCAATAGCGTTCCTCAGCCCATGGTTCTCGTAGGGCAATTATCGGATACTGCCATTGCGCCAGCACCCATCTTTCAAGGTTGAAACGACTCATGGCAAGGAAGAAGGCAAAAAATTCTACAAGTAACGGCATCCTGATCATTTTCGCTCTGGCCTTCGGCGCAGTCGCATCGATCCCGAAAAATGCTTGGATCGCCATTGGTGTTATTGCTTGCATTGCCGCGGTTTTTTGGCTGCTGGTTCGTCGCTCAAGGCGACAGGCCGAGAAATTTTCAGTGGCCGTTTCGGAGACGGAACGTCTGCGAGAGCATCAACGGTCAGGCCTCACTTTCTCTATGCGTGAGGTTTCAGGGAGCCATATGGGCACAGAGGAAACCTCTGATTTTTACACTGTCCAACTCGGCTCAGCATCTTCAAAGTCCTTCAAAATTCCAAATGCGAGCACGCAAAAACCTGATGTTCTCTGGGTGCCAGCAGGTGAATCTGTCACCGTTTCCGGTTTTTCAATTCCCGGTGGCATGTTCTATATGGGCAGCGTGCTAGGTGGCCGGCACGATGCCGAAGAACCCTCACTGATAAACCCCAAGCTCCGTATCGCAAAGACACACGTCGATCTAGAAGAACGGCTGATGTCCTATTGGCCCAGTTTTCACTCCATCACGTCAGAGGCTCGCCGTGGATACCTTCAATGGCTGGAGGGTGGTCGTCGTTACCCACTGGCAGACACCGGCTACGTCTTTTTGTATTTCTATGGTCTAGAGCGTCGAGTACTCGTTGACGCAGTGAGTGACCCGGGCGTCAAGGCTGAGCTTCCTTTGATCGTCGAAGAAGTCCAGCGACTATTGAGTATCTATGGGGAAAATAGGTCGTTCAGGGGATATGCGGAAGGTTTTCTGGATTACCTGAGCAACACCAAGATCGATCCAGACCTTTACCTTGGCCCACCTCCCAACGTTGTCGCTTATAGCTACGAGATGCCACTGCCACTGCGCGTAGGTCTGGGGCAATTCGCCTCCAACAAGCGCCCCCTTGATGCCGATTGGGCATTAGCCTGGGCGCTAGCTGACCCCAACATCAGCAAACGCACGCCCGTGACCCGCTGTAAGGATGTCTTTTCGAGACTGTTCAAGCTTAAGTACACAAGCGCCCATCCTAAGGGTCTTAGCCTGGCGCAGAACAAGACCAAGCTTAAAACCAGCTATCGGCCGGCCTCCGCGGTCTTAATGGCGCCCACGCTTAGCTTGGGTGACCTTCCTGATGTCCTGGCCACGTCAGGCACACGAAAAAGCCTGCAGTTGCTGGTTGAGCTATGCACTACCGAGCTTGAACCCTACAGCCGATATTTGGGCCGCAACCCTGATAGCGCAGAAGCTCTCGAAGGTCTTCTGCAGCTTCCCGTCGCTCTCTGGCCGACGGCAGCCCGTACAGAATTGGACGAGCTTCAACTCAGAATTGGCGACGACCTGATTGTCATGAGCTTTGGCGAACTCGCAGGCCGGTTCAAGAGCGCCGGCGCCCTGTCCCGCGACAAAGTACTTGCACTTGCCCGCGCACTGGAATCGCTTCACATCGGTATTGAACCCGACGTACTGGCTGGCAGTAAGACACCGAAGGCAGAGGATCAAATCGCGCTGTTCGTGACTCAACCAGAAGACGGGTCACTGCGAGCTTCTGCAGCTTACAATGCTGCTTCGGTGACGCTCGACCTTGCTAGTGCTGTGGCTTCTGCCGATGGTGATACCTCCACTGAGGAGGTTACGCTGCTTGCTCAACACATCGACTCCTGGAATCACCTGAGTGTCGCCCATCGCAAACGCCTTAAAGCACACCTGCGAATCCAGATTCAGCAACCACCAACGCTGGCCAGCCTGAAGAAAAAACTCGACCCACTAACGGTCGAAGCCAAACGCACGATTGCCAGCTTCCTGGCCCATCTGGCGCAAGCTGATGGCATCGTCAGCCCATTGGAAGTGAAACTTCTTGAGCGCGTTTACAAGGCCCTGCAGCTAGACAGTCAGTTGCTGTACAGCGATCTCCACGGTGCTGCATCTGGAGCAAGTATTGCCTCCGTAAAACCAAAAGCCGGCATTCCTCGTTCCGAGCCTGGTACCCCGATCACCGCCACTGCGAATCAAGGGTTCGTGCTTGATCACGAGCGCATTGCAGAACTGCAACGAGAAACCGCAGAGGTCTCCGCCCTCCTTGCCAAAGTCTTCACTGATGACCAGGTTGACGAATCGGAACAGTTGGTCGATGTGGCAGAATCAGTACAAGAATCGAGTGCAGACATTGATGGTCTCGATTTAGAACACTCTGCATTCCTTCGGTTGCTGATCTCACGCACTGAGTGGAGCCGCTCCGAACTTGAAGCTGCCGCCAGCGACATGGAACTGATGCTCGATGGTGCCCTGGAACAAATTAACGACATGGCTTTTGAACGTTTCGACATGCCCGTCACTGAGGGTGATGACCCTGTCGAGATCAATACAGACATTCTGGAAGAGTTATCCCTATGAGCACTATCAGAGCCAAGGATCGCGATGCGGTCATCCAGTCGCTACGCGCAGGCGTCGTTCCTCGCGTGGGCCAACACCTGATTCAGGTTGGCCGGGTAGGTGAACTAGATGCACTGATCAAGGACGTCAATCGCCTGGTTGAAAGTGGATCGGCATTTCGAGTCGTCATTGGCGAGTACGGTGCGGGCAAGACGTTCTTTCTGAACCTGGTACGAGCCATTGCCATGGAGCGCAAGCTTGTCACCATGCATGCCGACTTGAACCCAGATCGCAGATTACATGCCACGGGTGGACAAGCACGTTCGCTTTACTCCGAGTTGGCTAAAAACATGTCGACGCGTACGAAGCCCGACGGTGGGGCTATGCAAGGCATTGTTGAGAAATTCATCTCCCAGGCCAAAACCGAAGCCAAGGCGGCGGGTACGGACAGCGAGACTGTTATTCGTGCTCACTTGGCCGAGCTGACCGAGATGGTCAACGGGTATGACTTTGCGGAGGTGATTGCCGCCTATTGCCGAGGTTTCGAAGAAGGCAACGAGCAGCTCAAGGCCGACGCCATCCGTTGGTTGCGTGGAGAGTTCACCACTAAGACTGATGCCCGAGCAGCCTTGGGCGTACGAACCATCATTGATGATGCCTCCGTCTACGATCAGCTCAAGCTCCTGTCGAGATTCGTCAGACTTGCAGGTTTTGGCGGTCTGATGATCTGCCTCGACGAACTGGTCAACCTCTACAAACTGGCCAATACCCAAGCTCGTAATGCCAATTACGAACAGATCCTCCGTATCCTCAACGACTCTCTGCAGGGATCGTCCGAAGGGCTTGGTTTCGTTTTAGGTGGCACGCCTGAGTTTTTGATGGACACTCGTCGGGGGCTATTCAGCTACCCTGCCCTGCAATCTCGATTGGCCGAGAACTCGTTTGCGAAATCAGGATTGGTGGATCTGTCGGGGCCGGTCATTCGCCTGACCAGCCTGACCCCGGAAGACTTCTACGTACTGCTTCAGAAACTTCGTCACGTATACGCTGGCGGAGATGCTGAAAAGTACTTACTGCCTGACGAGGCGCTCCCACTGTTTATGGCGCATTGTAATCAGCGCTTGGGGGAATCCTACTTCCGTACGCCGCGCACCACGATCACAGCGTTCATCAACCTGCTAGCCATCTTGGAGCAAAACCCGGGCGCCGATTGGCGGACGCTGCTTGGAGCTGTCGAGGTCGCCAGGGACTCAGGCGGCGAAGACGATACCAAAGTCGATGCGGACGATGAACTTGCCACCTTCACACTCTGAGTCATCGGGTTTCGATCAACTTGAGTCCCGAATCCAGCGATGGGTTTGGGCGGAAGGCTGGACTTCCTTGCGCGACGCCCAGGAATGGGCGGTACCTGTTCTGGTGGATGCCGATCAGGATGTCATCATCGCCGCAGCGACAGCGGCAGGCAAAACCGAGGCTGCTTTTCTTCCCATACTCACCAATTTGCTGAATCGTGATGATCCACCCGGTTCGGTGCTGTATATCAGCCCGCTCAAGGCCCTGATCAACGACCAGTGGGACAGGTTAAGCCGCCTTTGTGAGCATCTTGAGATTCCCGTAGTGGCTTGGCACGGGGACATTTCCTCAAGCAAAAAACATCGCTTTTTGAAGTCCCCTGAGGGGGTGCTACTGATCACTCCTGAATCCCTTGAAGCCCTGTTCGTCAACCGCGGTTCAAGTCTTGGCGGGGTGTTCCAGCACCTGCGTTATATCGTCGTGGATGAGCTGCATGCGTTCATCGGTAGCGAACGAGGCAAGCAACTTCAGTCGCTAATGCATCGGGTAGAACTTGTTGCCGGCCACCGTCTCCCTAGAGTCGGGCTCTCAGCCACCCTCGGCGATATGAAGATGGCGTCGGAGTTTTTGCGTCCGGGAAATGCCGATGGCGTTACCGTCATTGAATCAAAAAGCTCCAACCAGACTCTCCAGGTGCAAGTTCGTGGTTACATTCAGCCACCCATGAGCGAGCTCAAGAAGAAGCCCGCAAAGCTCTCTGACCAGGCGGAAAATGAAGACGAGACAGAGAACGAGGCAAGCCCAGACTTCGCGATCGCTGATCATCTTTACAAGGTGTTACGCGGCAGTAACAACCTGATTTTCCCAAACAGCCGGTCTCAGGTTGAATGGTACGCAGATCAACTGCGACGGCGCTGCGAGAAAGACGGCGCGCCTAACGAATTCTGGCCTCATCACGGTAGCCTTTCGAAGGACTTACGTGAGCAAGCAGAACATGCTCTCAAGGCAGGGACTCATGCAGCATCCGCGATTTGCACCACGACGCTTGAGCTCGGCATAGACATCGGCAGCATCAAAACAGTCGTGCAGATTGGTGCCCCACCATCGGTGGCGAGTCTGCGACAACGTCTAGGGCGATCGGGAAGGCGCCCAGGAGAAAAAGCAACGCTGCGCGTTTACTGCAAGGAGTCGCCACTCAAAGATGGATCGAGCCTCTCGGATCAACTGCGCCAAGGCTTGGTTCAAACCATTGCCATGGTTCGACTGCTGGCCGAGGGGTGGTTTGAACCTCCCAGGGCTCAAGGCATTCACGCGTCCACCCTCGTTCAACAATGTCTTTCAGTGATTGCCCAGTGCGGCGGTGCATCTGCTGCAGATCTCTGGAAAAGTTTGATTGCTGAGGGAGCATTTCCAAAAGTTGAGAAACCAGACTTTGTGAAGTTGCTCAAGGCGCTCGGCGAGCACGAGCTCATTGTTCAGGACAGCTCAGGGTTGCTTCTTCCTGGGACGGTTGGAGAGCGATTGATCAACCACTATGAGTTCTACAGCGCATTCACCAGCGACGAAGAATTTCGCCTTATATGCGATGGTAAGGCACTGGGATCTGTGCCGGTAAGCCGTCCACTGACCAAGGATCAGCGCATTATTTTCGGAGGCCGGAGGTGGCAGGTTCGTGATGTTGATCTCCAGGCCAAAGTCATCATCGTTTCAGCAGCACGCGGTGGTGCCCCTCCTCAGTTCGATGGTCTGGGTGCGATGGTGCATGACAACGTACGCCAAGAAATGCGAGCCGTCTTGGCAGACACAATCCCCTGCCCCTTTATTGATCAAGGGGCTCAAGAGCTTCTCGACGAGGCTCGAAAGACATTTGTTTCGCTGGGCCTTGGTAAGCGCTACATAGTTGAGTCGGGCGGTAAGTGTTATCTGATGAGCTGGCTAGGTGATCATGCCAACGATGCACTGCGGTTGTTACTCAATCATATCGGCCTTTCTTGTGATAACACAGGCCTTACCATTGAGGTTGACGCCGACATCGGTCGAACCCAAATGGCACTGAAGGAAGTCGGAAGCCTGGATGCTGCTGATTTGGACTCGATACTTTCGGAGGTGGAAAACATGCTGCGCGAAAAGTGGGATTGGGCACTGCCGCAATCCTTGCTGATGAAGTCGTTTGCTTCCATATCGCTCGATATCTCGACCGCAATTCTTTTTGCACAGAGCCATTCTCTGGAAAAATAAGCGGAAGAAACTGCGCCGCATTGATCCGATGCTAGACGCAGAAAACACTGCGATGCTTCCCCGCTGGGCTGATGATGAGTGATCACCGCCGGCTCCGCTTTGCTTAATCTGGGCCTATTTACCGGCCGGCACGGAATGATTTGTTTTTAATCGAGTATCGTGGCCCACCGGCTAACACTTAAACATCGAAATCTCCGAGAAGCTGACCTTCGATTAAAACCAGGTCGATATTTAACAGTTCTCAGTCGACCAGCTCCGTGCCATCATTTTGCAATCTACCCCAGCGATAAAAGGACGTACCGATGGCACAACAATATTTCATTCCGGCCCTGATCGGACTCTTCAGCTTGCTGTTTCTGGGGATCGGTTTCTGGATCAATAGCCGTATCGCGGCAGGCAAGCTGGCTCAACAATTCTCCGAAATACAATCCAGTCATCAAGCTGAACACCAGCAATTGCTGAACGATGTTGCGCTTTCTCGGCAACGTGAGCAGCAAATGCTCCATGAGCAATCGGAACATCAAAATGAGCTGAAACTGGCCAGTGAAGCATTGGCGAACCATCGAGAGATCGAGAAGCAGCTCAGCATTCAGCTCAGCGAGTTCAAGACTTCGCTGGAGGCCGAGAAGCAACGCACGCTCGATAAAGTGCAGCAACTTGCAGAGGCCGCCGCCCTCACTGAAAAACACAGCGTGGAAACGAACCAACTCCGGCTACAGCTCGGCGAATTAAAACAAGAGCTTGGGCAAGGCCAGGAGCAGACTCGGCAGTTGGATGAGTTGAAGCAGGCGCTGAAGCAGCAGCAAGCGCGTTTTGAAGCAGCTCAACTACAACTGCAAAAACAAGGTGAGCATCTAGGTCAAAGCGCGGAACAAGCGCATCAGCTCCTGGAGGTAAAAACCGCCAATAAGGACCTCCAAAGTCGTCTCGACAATACCCAGGAAGAATTCAAAAAGCAGCGCGAACAATTGGGGCAGGCAGCAGAACAAAAGGACCAATTGGACACGCTGCGCAACACATTGGCCCAACGAGACAAAGAACTAGGCGATACGCGAGATGAACTCAGCCTTGCGAAGCAGAGTCTTGCCGAAATAAATATGCGCCACCAGCGCGACCAGCACTCAGCTACAGAGAAACTGCAGCTGTTGGAAGATAACAAGGTTCAACTCAAGCAGGAGTTTCAGAACCTTGCAAATCAGATTTTCGACAGCAAACAGCAGAGCTTCTCTGAGCAAAGCCGCCAAGGGCTGGACACTCTGCTAAAACCGTTCAAGGACCAGCTCGAATCATTCCGTCAGCGAGTGGATCAGGTTCACTCCGATACCGTGCAAGGCCAAAGCTCGATGAAAAGCGAGCTGGTCAAGCTGATGGAATTGAACGTCCAGATCACAACCGAGGCATCAAATCTTACCAAAGCGCTTAAAGGTGACAAAAAACTTCAAGGCACCTGGGGCGAGCAAAAGGTAGAGATGCTGCTCGAGCAGGCAGGGCTGCGTAAAGGGTTCGAGTACCACCGCGAGGCGAACTTCAAGGACGACGATGCAGGAAACAATCGACCAGACTTCGTTGTCAATTTACCCGAAGGTAAACACATCATCATTGACAGCAAGATGTCGCTTGTGGCCTACACGGAGTACGTTTCCGCCGAAACCGACGAAGATCGCACCAAAGCCCTGTCCGCACACGTTCTGGCGTTGAAGAACCACATCAACGGATTGTCCGATAAGAAATACACCGACCTTAACGGCATCAACTCTCCTGACTTTGTGTTTTTATTCATGCCGGTTGAGCCCGCGTATTTGGTCGCGGCTGAGCACAGTCCGGGGGTATTCCAGGCTGCATATGAAAAACGTATTGCGATAATTACCGCCACCACACTGCTGCCAGTTCTGAGGGTCGTATCGAATCTGTGGAGCATCCAACGTCAAAACAGCAGCACGCTGCAACTCGCAACAATGGCGAGCAAGGTCTACGACAAGTTGCGAATCTTCGTGGATAAAATGGACAAGCTCGGTAATCAGATCGCTACGGTGCAGAAAAGCTACTCAGACAGCGTCAATACGCTGAAAGGGGATCACGGAAGCCTGACCAAGACCGTGGACAAGTTCGTCGCTTTGGGCGTCACGGTCTCCAAGCGTCTACCAGCATCAGCTGTGGGAGACGATGAAGAGATGGAAAGCGAGTTGGCAACACTTCCGGTGGAAAGTGCGGCCAACACCTAACCTAAACAGTGAGCGGTAACCCTTGCCGCTCATTTTGCCTCAACAGACCCCGAGCACTCGTTCGAAATCACTGGCTTGAATTTCCCCCGAGCCGCTCAACATATCCCTCGCCAACGCCCGTCTCTTGCTCAACAACTCATCCAGCGTCGCTTCAAACGTTGGCATCGCCGCATCCCGCACTGTTGGGTAATACACGTAAACATCCTTCTCCTGTCCAATACGATACGCACGATCAGTGGCTTGATCTTCCTTGGCCGGGTTCCAGCATCGGGTGAAGTGGATGACGTGGTTGGCAGCCTGAACGTTGACGCCAAAGCCAACTGCAATAGTCGA
The genomic region above belongs to Pseudomonas sp. S35 and contains:
- a CDS encoding ATP-binding protein, whose amino-acid sequence is MSTIRAKDRDAVIQSLRAGVVPRVGQHLIQVGRVGELDALIKDVNRLVESGSAFRVVIGEYGAGKTFFLNLVRAIAMERKLVTMHADLNPDRRLHATGGQARSLYSELAKNMSTRTKPDGGAMQGIVEKFISQAKTEAKAAGTDSETVIRAHLAELTEMVNGYDFAEVIAAYCRGFEEGNEQLKADAIRWLRGEFTTKTDARAALGVRTIIDDASVYDQLKLLSRFVRLAGFGGLMICLDELVNLYKLANTQARNANYEQILRILNDSLQGSSEGLGFVLGGTPEFLMDTRRGLFSYPALQSRLAENSFAKSGLVDLSGPVIRLTSLTPEDFYVLLQKLRHVYAGGDAEKYLLPDEALPLFMAHCNQRLGESYFRTPRTTITAFINLLAILEQNPGADWRTLLGAVEVARDSGGEDDTKVDADDELATFTL
- a CDS encoding DEAD/DEAH box helicase, with the protein product MNLPPSHSESSGFDQLESRIQRWVWAEGWTSLRDAQEWAVPVLVDADQDVIIAAATAAGKTEAAFLPILTNLLNRDDPPGSVLYISPLKALINDQWDRLSRLCEHLEIPVVAWHGDISSSKKHRFLKSPEGVLLITPESLEALFVNRGSSLGGVFQHLRYIVVDELHAFIGSERGKQLQSLMHRVELVAGHRLPRVGLSATLGDMKMASEFLRPGNADGVTVIESKSSNQTLQVQVRGYIQPPMSELKKKPAKLSDQAENEDETENEASPDFAIADHLYKVLRGSNNLIFPNSRSQVEWYADQLRRRCEKDGAPNEFWPHHGSLSKDLREQAEHALKAGTHAASAICTTTLELGIDIGSIKTVVQIGAPPSVASLRQRLGRSGRRPGEKATLRVYCKESPLKDGSSLSDQLRQGLVQTIAMVRLLAEGWFEPPRAQGIHASTLVQQCLSVIAQCGGASAADLWKSLIAEGAFPKVEKPDFVKLLKALGEHELIVQDSSGLLLPGTVGERLINHYEFYSAFTSDEEFRLICDGKALGSVPVSRPLTKDQRIIFGGRRWQVRDVDLQAKVIIVSAARGGAPPQFDGLGAMVHDNVRQEMRAVLADTIPCPFIDQGAQELLDEARKTFVSLGLGKRYIVESGGKCYLMSWLGDHANDALRLLLNHIGLSCDNTGLTIEVDADIGRTQMALKEVGSLDAADLDSILSEVENMLREKWDWALPQSLLMKSFASISLDISTAILFAQSHSLEK
- the rmuC gene encoding DNA recombination protein RmuC — encoded protein: MAQQYFIPALIGLFSLLFLGIGFWINSRIAAGKLAQQFSEIQSSHQAEHQQLLNDVALSRQREQQMLHEQSEHQNELKLASEALANHREIEKQLSIQLSEFKTSLEAEKQRTLDKVQQLAEAAALTEKHSVETNQLRLQLGELKQELGQGQEQTRQLDELKQALKQQQARFEAAQLQLQKQGEHLGQSAEQAHQLLEVKTANKDLQSRLDNTQEEFKKQREQLGQAAEQKDQLDTLRNTLAQRDKELGDTRDELSLAKQSLAEINMRHQRDQHSATEKLQLLEDNKVQLKQEFQNLANQIFDSKQQSFSEQSRQGLDTLLKPFKDQLESFRQRVDQVHSDTVQGQSSMKSELVKLMELNVQITTEASNLTKALKGDKKLQGTWGEQKVEMLLEQAGLRKGFEYHREANFKDDDAGNNRPDFVVNLPEGKHIIIDSKMSLVAYTEYVSAETDEDRTKALSAHVLALKNHINGLSDKKYTDLNGINSPDFVFLFMPVEPAYLVAAEHSPGVFQAAYEKRIAIITATTLLPVLRVVSNLWSIQRQNSSTLQLATMASKVYDKLRIFVDKMDKLGNQIATVQKSYSDSVNTLKGDHGSLTKTVDKFVALGVTVSKRLPASAVGDDEEMESELATLPVESAANT